One genomic region from Xyrauchen texanus isolate HMW12.3.18 chromosome 16, RBS_HiC_50CHRs, whole genome shotgun sequence encodes:
- the ak7b gene encoding adenylate kinase 7, translated as MADNSVERRQSSKRVFINNVDTYTSKYIAMFLHSCVVGASLVDTGEPDVDDEEYRLQNEQPKKATFQIVGTVSSQTEEKCSFIAEEYIHLKCEELLYHLLKCDVIVYNITQHTDQIDEAQWAVSALHEEIDKFSGPKIFILVSTIMTWAMTKPDVKDDPEIPFTEGHYRKRKPHPNFHNHISLEKLVVKLGKTNSSKFSTHVIASGLQYGMGEHIFHQFFKMSWLGKVSSVPIFGDGSNIVPTININDLAGIIQNVIDHKPTSQYFVAVDDSKNTMEDIVKAIALVLGPGKTHRVSKEEIYLVRDLTQTDIDSLFVNLRIEATYVKENFNVHWVSETGMVETIEQIAEKFKQTRGLLPIRICMLGPPAVGKSTLAEKICKHYELHHIKLKETITETLDNLESLVSKEDVENEHSDAHEFLDTLKENMNQNGGRLDDQYVIRIMRDKLMTKPCMNQGFVLDGFPKTFEQAKELFNSEEPPEEQSEHDKEIIPEFVFALDATDVFLKNRVLNLPENLVEGTSYTPQQFVRRLAGFRARNVEDETVLNYFEDLEIHPEHFEITSNDENEYLLVTEKMYRQVGKPRNYGPILEEVEEEERRQAEEWLKEQEAQRAEIERQEEKEARQRAQRWEEWSKQLEDGRTQEHDLLESQSVPHRNYLMRAVMPTLTQGLIECCRIRPDDPIDFLAEYLFKNNPEA; from the exons ATGGCTGACAACTCCGTGGAGAGACGGCAAAGCTCAAAACGTGTTTTTATTAACAATGTTGATACATACACATCAAAATATATTGCAATG TTTTTACACTCATGTGTAGTTGGTGCATCTCTTGTGGACACTGGTGAGCCTGATGTGGATGACGAGGAGTACAGGTTGCAGAATGAGCAACCAAAAAAAGCGACCTTCCAGATTGTTGGAACTGTTTCCAGCCAGACAGAGGAGAAGTGCAGTTTTATTGCTGAAGAGTACATT CACCTAAAATGTGAAGAACTTCTCTATCATCTGCTGAAGTGTGATGTTATAGTTTATAATATTACTCAGCATACTGATCAGATAGATGAAGCACAGTGGGCCGTCTCAG CTCTGCATGAGGAAATTGACAAGTTTTCTGGGCCAAAAATATTCATCCTGGTGTCAACCATCATGACATGGGCTATGACTAAACCAGATGTTAAA gATGATCCAGAGATTCCTTTTACTGAAGGGCACTACAGGAAAAGAAAACCACACCCCAACTTTCACAATCATATCAGTTTGGAGAAACTTGTGGTCAAATTGGGAAAAACT AATAGCTCCAAGTTCTCTACGCATGTTATTGCATCAGGGCTACAATATGGAATGGGAGAACACATCTTTCACCAATTTTTTAAG atGTCATGGTTGGGAAAAGTCTCCAGTGTTCCCATCTTTGGAGATGGCTCCAATATTGTTCCCACTATTAACATCAATGATCTGGCTGG gatcATTCAAAATGTGATTGACCACAAGCCAACGTCACAATACTTTGTTGCTGTTGACGATTCAAAAAACACAATGGAGGATATCGTAAAG GCAATAGCTCTTGTGCTTGGGCCAGGAAAAACTCACAGAGTTTCAAAAGAAGAGATTTATCTTGTACGGGATCTGACG CAAACAGATATTGATTCTTTGTTTGTCAACCTTCGAATTGAAGCAACCtatgtgaaagagaattttaatGTGCATTGGGTATCTGAGACTGGCATGGTTGAAACCATTGAACAGATTGCAGAGAAATTCAAGCAGACAAGAGGGCTGTTG CCAATTCGTATCTGCATGCTGGGTCCTCCTGCTGTTGGGAAAAGCACTTTAGCGGAGAAGATATGCAAACATTACGAACTTCACCATATTAAACTTAAGGAGACAATCACTGAGACTCTAGACAACCTG GAGTCATTAGTCAGTAAGGAGGATGTGGAAAATGAGCATAGTGATGCTCATGAATTTCTGGACACTCTGAAGGAAAACATGAATCAGAATGGAG GACGACTGGATGACCAATATGTAATCCGTATAATGAGGGACAAACTCATGACCAAACCCTGTATGAACCAGGGCTTTGTTTTGGACGGGTTTCCAAAGACATTTGAGCAGGCAAAAGAGCTATTTAACA GCGAGGAACCGCCTGAAGAGCAATCTGAACATGACAAAGAGATCATCCCAG AGTTTGTTTTCGCTCTTGATGCCACTGATGTTTTCCTGAAAAACCGTGTTCTGAATCTGCCCGAGAATCTTGTAGAGGGAACTTCCTACACTCCACAACAGTTCGTTCGCCGCTTGGCTGGTTTCAGAGCGAGAAATGTAGAGGATGAGACTGTGCTAAATTACTTTGAAGACCTTGAGATTCATCCTGAGCACTTTG AGATTACAAGCAACGATGAAAATGAGTACTTGCTAGTCACAGAGAAGATGTATAGACAAGTGGGCAAACCAAGGAACTACGGCCCAATAttagaggaggtggaggaggaggaaagACGGCAAGCTGAAGAGTGGCTAAAGGAGCAGGAAGCACAGAGGGCTGAGATAGAGCGGCAGGAGGAAAAGGAGGCCCGGCAGAgagctcagagatgggaggagtGG AGTAAGCAACTTGAGGATGGGAGAACACAAGAACATGACCTGTTGGAGTCTCAGTCAGTGCCTCACCGAAACTACCTCATGAGAGCTGTGATGCCCACTTTAACTCAAGGGCTTATTGAATGCTGTAGAATACGTCCTGATGATCCAATAGACTTCCTG GCTGAGTACCTTTTCAAAAATAATCCTGAAGCATAA
- the galcb gene encoding galactocerebrosidase isoform X2 gives MNTGTQFFILLSIFLCIRVCSGDDYFLDDTFGLGRSFDGIGGLSGGGATSRLLVNYAEPYRSQILDYLFKPKFGASLQILKVEIGGDAQTTDGTEPSHMHYEDDENYFRGYEWWLMKEAKKRNPNITLIGLPWAFPGWVGNGENWPYSFPDITASYVVSWILGAKQYHDLDIDYVGIWNERHFDSKYIKILRYTLDKTGLERVKIIASDNLWEPITSYVIADRELQDAVDVLGAHYPGTTTVYAAIKTGKTLWSSEDYSTFNDNVGGGCWARILNQNYVNGKMTATISWNLVASYYGDLPFGRDGLMTANEPWSGNYVVESPIWITAHTTQFTEPGWTYLQTVGHLKNGGSYVALTDERGNLTIITETMTHDHSVCIRPYLFPYNVTAQNVTFHLNGSFASISELQVWHSKFDFKTNNTAMMQNLKPIKVIEGSFIIELDVDEVYTLTTIRNGQKGSYPDPPPSAPFPKTYKDDFDVRNPYFSEAPNFADQTGVFEYFTNLTDPGPHVFTLRQVVTQRPVTWVADAYQTISVIGDYKWQDLVMSCEVYMEAVHTGGVFVAVRVDKGGGVVRSAKGIFFWVYADGTYKVTNDLSGMTILAEGLSGTRARVWYTLTLTVKGNYAAGELNGYPLWKNAVLWEPRNGWAAIGTSSFEPAQFDNFSVEAE, from the exons ATGAACACAGGAACTcagttttttattcttttaagtatttttctatgtATCCGTGTCTGTTCAGGCGATGATTATTTTTTAGATGATACATTTGGATTAGGACGTTCGTTTGATGGCATTGGTGGTTTAAGTGGCGGTGGG GCAACATCACGTTTACTTGTCAATTATGCTGAACCATATCGCAGTCAGATACTGGACTACCTTTTCAAA CCTAAATTTGGAGCCTCATTACAAATCCTGAAGGTTGAAATTGGTGGCGATGCTCAGACCACAG ATGGAACTGAGCCCTCACACATGCACTATGaagatgatgagaattattttAGAGGCTATGAATGGTGGCTTATGAAGGAAGCCAAGAAGAGGAACCCTAATATCACCCTTATAG GTCTGCCATGGGCCTTTCCGGGATGGGTAGGAAATGGTGAAAACTGGCCTTATAGTTTCCCTGACATCACTGCCTCTTATGTGGTTTCTTGGATTCTTGGGGCCAAACAATACCATGACTTGGATATTGATTATGTTGGG ATATGGAATGAAAGGCACTTTGACAGCAAATATATAAAG ATCCTGCGATATACACTGGATAAAACTGGCCTagaaagagttaaaataattgcCAGTGATAACCTCTGGGAGCCAATCACCTCATATGTAATTGCTGACAGAGAGCTCCAAGATGCCGTTGATGTCTTGGG GGCTCATTACCCTGGCACCACCACTGTGTATGCAGCCATAAAGACAGGGAAGACGCTGTGGTCCTCTGAAGACTACAGTACCTTTAATGACAACGTTGGTGGAGGCTGCTGGGCCCGAATTCTGAACCAAAACTACGTCAATGGCAAAATGACAGC GACCATATCTTGGAACCTTGTAGCAAGTTATTATGGGGACCTTCCCTTTGGAAGGGATGGTCTAATGACCGCAAATGAGCCATGGAGTGGAAATTATGTTGTTGAGTCCCCTATTTGGATAACTG CCCACACTACCCAGTTTACTGAGCCTGGCTGGACTTATCTGCAAACAGTAGGACACTTGAAAAATGGTGGGAGTTATGTTGCACTGACTGATGAGCGAGGAAACCTAACAATAATTACTGAAACCATG ACCCACGATCACTCGGTGTGCATAAGACCTTATCTATTTCCTTATAATGTCACAGCCCAGAATGTAACATTCCATCTAAATGGATCTTTT GCTTCAATCAGTGAGCTGCAGGTGTGGCATTCAAAGTTTGATTTTAAGACAAACAACACAGCCATGATGCAAAATCTCAAGCCGATTAAA GTAATTGAGGGGTCTTTCATCATAGAGCTTGATGTTGATGAGGTTTATACTTTAACCACTATAAGAAATGGTCAGAAAGGAAGTTACCCAGACCCTCCACCCTCTGCTCCCTTTCCTAAAACATATAAAGATGATTTTGATGTCC GAAATCCATATTTCTCAGAGGCTCCAAACTTTGCAGATCAGACTGGGGTTTTTGAGTACTTCACAAACCTGACAGATCCTGGCCCTCATGTTTTCACACTGCGACAGGTGGTCACTCAGCGTCCTGTGACCTGGGTTGCTGATGCTTATCAGACAATAAGTGTTATTGGTGATTATAAATG GCAGGACTTGGTGATGTCATGTGAGGTGTACATGGAGGCTGTACACACCGGTGGAGTCTTTGTTGCTGTTAGAGTGGACAAAGGAGGAGGCGTGGTACGAAGTGCAAAGGGAATCTTTTTCTGGGTTTATGCAGATGGCACCTACAAAGTCACCAATGACCTCA GTGGAATGACCATTCTTGCTGAAGGATTATCTGGAACTAGAGCACGTGTATGGTATACATTGACCCTCACAGTCAAG GGAAACTATGCAGCAGGAGAGCTCAATGGCTATCCGTTGTGGAAGAATGCAGTGCTCTGGGAGCCAAGAAATGGATGGGCGGCCATCGGCACAAGTTCTTTTGAACCTGCACAGTTTGATAATTTTTCTGTAGAGGCAGAGTAA
- the galcb gene encoding galactocerebrosidase isoform X1 codes for MNTGTQFFILLSIFLCIRVCSGDDYFLDDTFGLGRSFDGIGGLSGGGATSRLLVNYAEPYRSQILDYLFKPKFGASLQILKVEIGGDAQTTDGTEPSHMHYEDDENYFRGYEWWLMKEAKKRNPNITLIGLPWAFPGWVGNGENWPYSFPDITASYVVSWILGAKQYHDLDIDYVGIWNERHFDSKYIKILRYTLDKTGLERVKIIASDNLWEPITSYVIADRELQDAVDVLGAHYPGTTTVYAAIKTGKTLWSSEDYSTFNDNVGGGCWARILNQNYVNGKMTATISWNLVASYYGDLPFGRDGLMTANEPWSGNYVVESPIWITAHTTQFTEPGWTYLQTVGHLKNGGSYVALTDERGNLTIITETMTHDHSVCIRPYLFPYNVTAQNVTFHLNGSFASISELQVWHSKFDFKTNNTAMMQNLKPIKVIEGSFIIELDVDEVYTLTTIRNGQKGSYPDPPPSAPFPKTYKDDFDVQGNPYFSEAPNFADQTGVFEYFTNLTDPGPHVFTLRQVVTQRPVTWVADAYQTISVIGDYKWQDLVMSCEVYMEAVHTGGVFVAVRVDKGGGVVRSAKGIFFWVYADGTYKVTNDLSGMTILAEGLSGTRARVWYTLTLTVKGNYAAGELNGYPLWKNAVLWEPRNGWAAIGTSSFEPAQFDNFSVEAE; via the exons ATGAACACAGGAACTcagttttttattcttttaagtatttttctatgtATCCGTGTCTGTTCAGGCGATGATTATTTTTTAGATGATACATTTGGATTAGGACGTTCGTTTGATGGCATTGGTGGTTTAAGTGGCGGTGGG GCAACATCACGTTTACTTGTCAATTATGCTGAACCATATCGCAGTCAGATACTGGACTACCTTTTCAAA CCTAAATTTGGAGCCTCATTACAAATCCTGAAGGTTGAAATTGGTGGCGATGCTCAGACCACAG ATGGAACTGAGCCCTCACACATGCACTATGaagatgatgagaattattttAGAGGCTATGAATGGTGGCTTATGAAGGAAGCCAAGAAGAGGAACCCTAATATCACCCTTATAG GTCTGCCATGGGCCTTTCCGGGATGGGTAGGAAATGGTGAAAACTGGCCTTATAGTTTCCCTGACATCACTGCCTCTTATGTGGTTTCTTGGATTCTTGGGGCCAAACAATACCATGACTTGGATATTGATTATGTTGGG ATATGGAATGAAAGGCACTTTGACAGCAAATATATAAAG ATCCTGCGATATACACTGGATAAAACTGGCCTagaaagagttaaaataattgcCAGTGATAACCTCTGGGAGCCAATCACCTCATATGTAATTGCTGACAGAGAGCTCCAAGATGCCGTTGATGTCTTGGG GGCTCATTACCCTGGCACCACCACTGTGTATGCAGCCATAAAGACAGGGAAGACGCTGTGGTCCTCTGAAGACTACAGTACCTTTAATGACAACGTTGGTGGAGGCTGCTGGGCCCGAATTCTGAACCAAAACTACGTCAATGGCAAAATGACAGC GACCATATCTTGGAACCTTGTAGCAAGTTATTATGGGGACCTTCCCTTTGGAAGGGATGGTCTAATGACCGCAAATGAGCCATGGAGTGGAAATTATGTTGTTGAGTCCCCTATTTGGATAACTG CCCACACTACCCAGTTTACTGAGCCTGGCTGGACTTATCTGCAAACAGTAGGACACTTGAAAAATGGTGGGAGTTATGTTGCACTGACTGATGAGCGAGGAAACCTAACAATAATTACTGAAACCATG ACCCACGATCACTCGGTGTGCATAAGACCTTATCTATTTCCTTATAATGTCACAGCCCAGAATGTAACATTCCATCTAAATGGATCTTTT GCTTCAATCAGTGAGCTGCAGGTGTGGCATTCAAAGTTTGATTTTAAGACAAACAACACAGCCATGATGCAAAATCTCAAGCCGATTAAA GTAATTGAGGGGTCTTTCATCATAGAGCTTGATGTTGATGAGGTTTATACTTTAACCACTATAAGAAATGGTCAGAAAGGAAGTTACCCAGACCCTCCACCCTCTGCTCCCTTTCCTAAAACATATAAAGATGATTTTGATGTCC AAGGAAATCCATATTTCTCAGAGGCTCCAAACTTTGCAGATCAGACTGGGGTTTTTGAGTACTTCACAAACCTGACAGATCCTGGCCCTCATGTTTTCACACTGCGACAGGTGGTCACTCAGCGTCCTGTGACCTGGGTTGCTGATGCTTATCAGACAATAAGTGTTATTGGTGATTATAAATG GCAGGACTTGGTGATGTCATGTGAGGTGTACATGGAGGCTGTACACACCGGTGGAGTCTTTGTTGCTGTTAGAGTGGACAAAGGAGGAGGCGTGGTACGAAGTGCAAAGGGAATCTTTTTCTGGGTTTATGCAGATGGCACCTACAAAGTCACCAATGACCTCA GTGGAATGACCATTCTTGCTGAAGGATTATCTGGAACTAGAGCACGTGTATGGTATACATTGACCCTCACAGTCAAG GGAAACTATGCAGCAGGAGAGCTCAATGGCTATCCGTTGTGGAAGAATGCAGTGCTCTGGGAGCCAAGAAATGGATGGGCGGCCATCGGCACAAGTTCTTTTGAACCTGCACAGTTTGATAATTTTTCTGTAGAGGCAGAGTAA